AAGCATTCGCGCTTGTAGCGTTCGCGAAATCTACCCATCTCGCGCAGGTAGTCGGTCTTGAACCCGTCGGCGTCGACCTGAAGCCGGTCGTGCGACTCGGGCTCTTCGAATTCGACCAGGCCGTCAAACGGAAACTTGACCTCGGCCTCGTCCAGGATGTGAAACAGGATCACGTCGTGCCCGGCGTGCCGCAGCCGGTGCAGGGCGTGCATGATGGGTTCCTGATCCGCCAACAGATCGGAAAACAGCATCACCAGGCTGCGATGACGCAGCATGGCCGCGATCTGGATCAGGCTCTTGGCGATCTCGGTCTTGCCCGTCGGCCGCAGCTTCGACAAAAGCGACAGGATGTTGCCCAACTGGGTCCGCTTCGAGCGCGGTGGCAGGCTGTTGCGAATCTTCTCGTCGAACGTGATCAGCCCGACCGGGTCTTGCTGATGGACCATCAGGTAGCACAGCGCCGCGGCCAGGCAGATGGAATAATCGAATTTCGACAGTTGCTGCCGGTACGTGTAATCCATCGACCGGCTGAGATCCATCACCAGGTAACCTGTGATATTGGTCTCGGCTTCGAACTTTTTGATGTAGTACTTGTCGGTCTTGGCATACACCAGCCAATCGATATCGTGCGGATCGTCGCCAGCGGTGTACTTGCGGTGCTCACTGAACTCGACCGAGAAGCCCTGGAAGGGGCTGGAGTGCAATCCCTGCAAGAAGCCTTTGACGATGAATTGCGCGCGCAGATCTAACCG
The sequence above is drawn from the Pirellulales bacterium genome and encodes:
- a CDS encoding DUF58 domain-containing protein, translating into MSLAEKYLKPEVVREISRLDLRAQFIVKGFLQGLHSSPFQGFSVEFSEHRKYTAGDDPHDIDWLVYAKTDKYYIKKFEAETNITGYLVMDLSRSMDYTYRQQLSKFDYSICLAAALCYLMVHQQDPVGLITFDEKIRNSLPPRSKRTQLGNILSLLSKLRPTGKTEIAKSLIQIAAMLRHRSLVMLFSDLLADQEPIMHALHRLRHAGHDVILFHILDEAEVKFPFDGLVEFEEPESHDRLQVDADGFKTDYLREMGRFRERYKRECFQAGIDYVGLDTSMRFDRALTEYLISRQARC